A DNA window from Rhinoderma darwinii isolate aRhiDar2 unplaced genomic scaffold, aRhiDar2.hap1 Scaffold_83, whole genome shotgun sequence contains the following coding sequences:
- the LOC142731597 gene encoding uncharacterized protein LOC142731597: protein MGAACAPSYANLFLGLWERDLFSDDGNDSMARVLLWTRYIDDILVIWKGTHVDLDSFMIGLNTNDVNLKFTYKAHPSCLDFLDVKIFTDEQGFLHSDVFRKETSVNALLHSSSSHPPQTIQAVPIGQFLRIRRICSSDPLFERQADDLKDRFLERGYSKRSIKKAYQRAKRTPRDDLLFPKQKTDKLHQVRFITGYHSRWQQMREILKRYWPILLSDPTLDRFITKYPSVTARRSKNLKDHLVKSHYDQTKSKYPFGTKGPKWGCKPCGQCVACPNVEKTSTFTNASGSKTFNITHSITCTTKAVVYYAVCPCPKIYVGLTSRELKVRVREHMADIKRASGAENLENLKPVARHFKLHHSCDPSKLKSHGIIHSDHQRRLSIGPQ, encoded by the exons atgggggcagcatgtgcaccatcgtatgcaaacctgttcctggggctgtgggaaagaGATCTCTTTTCAGATGACGGGAATGACTCAATGGCACGGGTCCTTCTTTGGAcccgttacattgatgacattctggtcatctggaagggcacacatgTGGATCTTGACTCATTTATGATTGGGTTGAATACAAACGATGTAAATTTAAAATTTACGTATAAAGCACATCCCAGTTGTCTGGATTTCTTGGATGTCAAAATTTTCACGGATGAACAGGGTTTCCTGCATAGCGATGTTTTTCGCAAGGAAACTTCTGTGAATGCATTACTACATTCTTCTTCATCTCATCCCCCGCAGACCATCCAAGCGGTTCCCATCGGGCAATTTTTGCGAATAAGGAGAATATGCTCCTCTGATCCATTATTTGAAAGACAGGCAGATGATCTCAAAGATCGATTTTTGGAACGGGGTTACAGCAAGAGATCCATTAAAAAAGCCTACCAAAGGGCAAAGCGCACACCGAGAGATGACCTGCTGTTTCCTAAGCAAAAGACAGATAAACTCCATCAGGTGAGATTCATCACTGGATATCACTCACGATGGCAACAGATGAGAGAAATCCTAAAGAGGTACTGGCCGATCTTACTATCTGATCCCACTTTGGATAGGTTCATTACGAAATATCCTAGTGTTACAGCTAGACGATCCAAAAATCTAAAAGATCATCTAGTCAAAAGTCATTATGATCAAACAAAATCAAAATACCCatttgggaccaagggtccaaaatggggttgtAAGCCTTGTGGACAATGTGTCGCGTGCCCCAATGTAGAAAAAACAAGCACCTTCACTAATGCCTCAGGTAGTAAGACCTTCAACATAACTCACTCCATCACATGTACCACCAAAGCTGTTGTGTACTATGCAGTTTGTCCTTGTCCAAAAATTTATGTCGGTCTCACTTCCAGGGAGCTAAAGGTCCGTGTACGAGAACATATGGCCGACATTAAGCGGGCATCAGGGGCAGAGAATTTGGAgaacttgaaacctgtggctcggCATTTTAAATTGCATCACTCCTGCGACCCCTCAAAATTAAAG AGCCATGGTATCATTCACAGTGATCATCAGAGGAGGCTATCGATTGGACCACAGTGA